The following proteins come from a genomic window of bacterium:
- the tmk gene encoding dTMP kinase, whose amino-acid sequence MKLKKGILITFEGGEGCGKSTHVNLLKNYLEDKGFSVLVIREPGGTKTGEKLRKILLEEKSGISSLTELFLFLASRRELITKVIEPALGQNKIIICDRFTDSTVAYQGYGRGMDIELICKLNNVVIGKRALPNLTFVLDTDKHLGFKSKGEDRIEVEDKSFHKKVRKGYLEIAKKNPNRVKVINVDDKIVDIQKKIRETVDKKIQKSKCKM is encoded by the coding sequence ATGAAACTTAAAAAAGGGATATTGATTACTTTCGAAGGAGGAGAGGGTTGCGGCAAATCCACGCATGTAAATCTGCTTAAAAATTATCTTGAAGATAAAGGATTTAGTGTTCTTGTGATTAGAGAACCCGGCGGCACAAAAACAGGAGAAAAATTGCGCAAGATACTGCTTGAAGAAAAAAGCGGAATATCTTCTTTAACCGAACTATTCCTTTTCCTTGCTTCCCGCAGAGAACTTATTACTAAGGTTATTGAGCCTGCCTTAGGGCAAAACAAAATCATAATCTGTGATCGTTTTACGGATTCTACTGTTGCTTATCAAGGATACGGAAGAGGAATGGATATAGAACTTATTTGCAAATTAAATAATGTAGTTATAGGTAAGCGGGCATTACCTAATCTCACTTTTGTTTTGGATACAGATAAACATTTAGGATTTAAATCAAAAGGCGAGGATAGAATAGAGGTGGAAGATAAATCTTTTCATAAAAAAGTAAGAAAAGGATACCTTGAAATTGCCAAGAAAAATCCGAATAGAGTCAAAGTAATTAATGTAGATGATAAAATTGTAGATATTCAGAAGAAAATCAGAGAAACAGTAGATAAAAAAATTCAAAAGTCAAAATGTAAAATGTAA
- the lpxK gene encoding tetraacyldisaccharide 4'-kinase — translation MSPKKVDNINIIEKGSRVYWYFWHSGNKDRKQALDNILFFFLKCLVPIYYAVFFLHRCIKRKNAPQKAPVISVGNLTLGGTGKTPCVEFLIKKFLEKKRRVGLLTKGYARENKDSKKIVFSQTKEDIAVKDIGDEPYLLSKHFPSIPIFISRNRAKSFLDAEKKRECDVFIMDDGFQYPHIDKDLEILLINKTNPFSNGSVFPAGFLREPINSIKRADLIILTHADECVISSDECENSKNVYSVLSQKAPRIPILESIHEPLYFQDYISDKKYQAEELLNKRFLSLASLADPLSFEESLKKLRLNPVKKVRFPDHYPYKPEDIKWVSSLATKENIDFIITTEKDCVRFPKGPKFSIPVLYLIINFKIIKSEEVIDDMISKVLEKYKI, via the coding sequence ATGTCTCCCAAAAAAGTTGATAACATAAATATAATCGAAAAAGGAAGCAGAGTTTATTGGTATTTCTGGCATTCAGGAAATAAAGACCGAAAGCAAGCATTAGATAATATATTGTTTTTCTTTCTGAAGTGTTTGGTGCCGATTTATTATGCCGTATTTTTCTTGCATCGCTGTATAAAAAGAAAAAACGCGCCCCAAAAAGCTCCTGTCATAAGTGTAGGCAATTTAACATTAGGCGGAACAGGAAAGACTCCTTGCGTGGAATTTCTTATTAAAAAATTTTTGGAGAAAAAAAGGAGAGTCGGATTACTGACCAAAGGATACGCAAGAGAAAATAAAGACAGTAAAAAAATTGTTTTTTCCCAAACCAAAGAAGATATCGCTGTCAAAGACATCGGAGATGAACCATATCTTTTGTCAAAACACTTTCCGTCAATTCCCATTTTTATTTCCCGTAATAGAGCAAAAAGTTTTTTAGACGCCGAAAAAAAACGAGAATGCGACGTATTTATAATGGACGACGGCTTCCAATATCCGCATATTGACAAGGACTTAGAAATTCTTCTTATAAACAAAACAAACCCTTTCAGCAACGGTTCTGTTTTCCCTGCAGGTTTCCTAAGAGAACCAATTAACTCCATTAAAAGAGCAGACTTAATAATTTTGACTCATGCCGATGAGTGCGTTATATCGTCTGATGAATGCGAAAATTCAAAAAACGTGTATTCTGTGCTATCTCAAAAAGCTCCAAGAATTCCGATTTTAGAAAGCATTCATGAACCGCTATATTTCCAGGATTATATCTCAGATAAAAAATATCAAGCCGAAGAACTTCTAAATAAACGGTTTTTATCGCTTGCTTCTTTAGCTGATCCGCTCTCTTTTGAAGAATCTCTTAAAAAATTAAGGCTTAATCCCGTTAAAAAAGTGCGCTTCCCTGACCATTACCCTTATAAACCCGAAGATATCAAATGGGTGTCTTCTCTTGCCACAAAAGAAAATATTGATTTTATTATAACCACTGAAAAGGATTGCGTTAGATTTCCAAAAGGGCCTAAATTTTCAATCCCTGTTTTATATTTAATTATAAATTTTAAAATAATTAAATCAGAAGAAGTTATTGATGATATGATTAGCAAAGTTTTGGAGAAATATAAAATATGA
- the rbfA gene encoding 30S ribosome-binding factor RbfA, with protein sequence MKTRRSSRISEVIRREISSMIQQKEIKDPRIGFVTIVAVDVSNDLKEVKVYLTHYGSQSDRDKSLAGLESAAGFIEGEVGRRLHLRLVPKIKFSYDEKIGKTMNVLKIIDSFHEDEKSSKN encoded by the coding sequence ATGAAAACCAGACGCTCCAGCAGAATATCAGAAGTTATAAGAAGAGAAATTTCCAGTATGATTCAACAAAAGGAAATAAAAGACCCGAGGATAGGCTTTGTAACAATCGTTGCTGTGGATGTATCCAACGATTTAAAAGAGGTTAAAGTATACTTAACTCATTATGGCAGCCAATCCGATAGAGACAAAAGCCTTGCAGGTTTAGAAAGCGCAGCTGGTTTCATTGAAGGGGAAGTAGGTAGAAGACTTCACTTACGTCTTGTCCCAAAGATAAAGTTTTCATACGATGAAAAAATAGGAAAGACAATGAATGTTCTTAAGATTATAGATTCTTTCCATGAAGATGAAAAAAGTAGCAAGAATTAA